The Dehalococcoidales bacterium genome contains a region encoding:
- a CDS encoding DUF4350 domain-containing protein gives MRTASLLLGVVVLVLVLSMLCVHFLPSTEDFMTHNDMWNGVKRFCDAYGAATIDSLDDLPDTTSGVVLVLIPYIELDTEELAAVGRFVGGGGTLLLMDDYGYGNQVLSYLGLDVRFSNQPLLDPVFNLKNLRLPRILDFTPEVMEAGIDAIVLNHATALLDVPESHIIAWSSVSSFLDEDESETWEDEEPSGPFPVAAQFSIGDGEVVVVADPSIVINSIVGRDDNYAFIRHLTSRNGQQQSISFVTSHLLMAPLDVSKTGLDSLRAILASPAGLLGTTALVFIVVSRYALKKGGIVERY, from the coding sequence ATGAGGACGGCTAGCCTCTTGTTGGGTGTGGTTGTTCTGGTACTGGTTCTCTCAATGTTGTGTGTGCACTTCCTGCCATCGACAGAGGATTTCATGACGCACAATGATATGTGGAACGGGGTTAAAAGGTTCTGTGATGCGTACGGGGCAGCCACTATTGATTCGCTGGATGACCTGCCGGATACGACATCGGGGGTTGTTCTGGTGCTCATCCCCTACATTGAGTTGGATACGGAGGAACTGGCAGCAGTGGGGCGATTCGTTGGTGGCGGCGGCACCCTGCTCTTGATGGATGATTACGGCTATGGAAATCAGGTTCTGTCATACCTGGGATTGGATGTTCGCTTCAGTAACCAGCCTCTACTCGATCCCGTCTTTAATCTCAAGAATCTCCGGCTACCAAGGATATTGGATTTCACCCCGGAGGTAATGGAAGCCGGGATCGATGCTATCGTACTGAATCATGCTACCGCTTTACTCGACGTCCCGGAGTCCCACATAATCGCCTGGTCCTCGGTTTCCAGTTTCCTGGATGAGGACGAGAGTGAGACATGGGAAGATGAAGAACCTTCGGGCCCCTTCCCGGTGGCAGCACAATTTTCGATTGGGGATGGCGAGGTTGTTGTGGTAGCAGACCCCAGCATTGTGATAAACAGCATTGTGGGCAGGGACGATAACTACGCCTTCATCAGGCATCTGACCAGCCGTAATGGCCAGCAGCAGAGTATCTCGTTTGTAACCTCACATCTCCTAATGGCTCCCCTTGATGTGTCAAAGACAGGGTTGGACTCGCTCCGGGCGATACTTGCGAGCCCGGCGGGGCTATTAGGTACCACAGCGCTAGTATTCATTGTCGTCTCCAGGTACGCACTGAAGAAAGGAGGTATCGTTGAACGATACTAA
- a CDS encoding MoxR family ATPase, translated as MNDTKRFADIYARITREVAKAIVGKDEIIRILMIALVAGGHVLIEGYPGTAKTKLANSFAEAIGGKFSRIQFTPDMMPADVTGFYLYSPTGESRLIDGPIFANIVLADELNRTTPRTQSALLEAMQENQLTIEKQTYPLEKPFMVIATQVMTGAEGTYPLTDVQTDRFLLRVLSEYSPMDEEREVISNIDRIDEPELHPVSTPEKIKELQALIKGIYVSPHIVEYIVSIVDGLRSDPDVLAGPSIRSGIALFKCSRVLAAMDTRDFVIPDDIKYLARYALEHRILVKPEAEMDDVMPGMIINRILEKVPVPRIET; from the coding sequence TTGAACGATACTAAGAGATTTGCTGATATCTATGCGAGAATTACCAGGGAGGTTGCCAAGGCTATCGTCGGTAAGGATGAGATAATCAGGATACTCATGATTGCCCTCGTCGCCGGCGGGCACGTGTTGATTGAAGGGTATCCGGGCACTGCAAAAACGAAACTCGCCAACAGCTTTGCGGAGGCAATAGGTGGCAAGTTTAGCCGGATACAGTTCACGCCGGACATGATGCCGGCGGACGTAACCGGCTTCTACCTATATTCTCCGACCGGTGAATCGAGGCTCATTGACGGACCGATTTTCGCCAACATAGTGCTTGCCGATGAGTTGAACCGGACAACCCCCCGGACACAGTCAGCCCTCCTCGAGGCGATGCAGGAAAACCAGTTGACTATTGAGAAGCAGACCTATCCGCTGGAGAAACCCTTCATGGTTATTGCCACACAAGTTATGACCGGGGCAGAGGGCACCTATCCACTGACGGATGTGCAAACAGACAGGTTTCTGCTTAGAGTCTTGAGTGAGTATTCACCGATGGATGAGGAAAGAGAGGTTATCAGTAACATTGACCGTATTGACGAACCTGAGCTTCACCCCGTCTCTACTCCGGAAAAAATAAAAGAGTTGCAGGCATTGATCAAAGGGATTTACGTATCACCCCATATTGTCGAGTACATTGTTTCAATTGTGGACGGCCTGCGCTCTGACCCTGATGTCCTGGCAGGACCAAGTATCAGGAGTGGAATAGCCCTTTTCAAGTGCTCACGGGTGCTGGCTGCTATGGACACGCGTGATTTCGTAATCCCTGATGATATCAAGTATCTCGCACGTTACGCCTTGGAACACAGGATACTGGTTAAGCCTGAGGCGGAAATGGATGATGTCATGCCCGGGATGATAATAAACAGGATTCTGGAAAAGGTGCCGGTACCTAGAATCGAGACATGA